Proteins from a genomic interval of Sugiyamaella lignohabitans strain CBS 10342 chromosome C, complete sequence:
- the SMC1 gene encoding cohesin subunit SMC1 (Subunit of the multiprotein cohesin complex; essential protein involved in chromosome segregation and in double-strand DNA break repair; SMC chromosomal ATPase family member, binds DNA with a preference for DNA with secondary structure; GO_component: GO:0005694 - chromosome [Evidence IEA,IEA,IEA]; GO_component: GO:0008278 - cohesin complex [Evidence IEA]; GO_component: GO:0034990 - nuclear mitotic cohesin complex [Evidence IDA] [PMID 9990856]; GO_component: GO:0005634 - nucleus [Evidence IEA,IEA]; GO_component: GO:0005634 - nucleus [Evidence IDA] [PMID 22842922]; GO_function: GO:0003680 - AT DNA binding [Evidence IDA] [PMID 9727028]; GO_function: GO:0005524 - ATP binding [Evidence IEA,IEA]; GO_function: GO:0016887 - ATPase activity [Evidence ISS] [PMID 7929577]; GO_function: GO:0000217 - DNA secondary structure binding [Evidence IDA] [PMID 9727028]; GO_function: GO:0003682 - chromatin binding [Evidence IEA]; GO_function: GO:0003690 - double-stranded DNA binding [Evidence IDA] [PMID 9727028]; GO_function: GO:0000166 - nucleotide binding [Evidence IEA]; GO_function: GO:0046982 - protein heterodimerization activity [Evidence IEA]; GO_process: GO:0006310 - DNA recombination [Evidence IEA]; GO_process: GO:0006281 - DNA repair [Evidence IEA]; GO_process: GO:0007049 - cell cycle [Evidence IEA]; GO_process: GO:0051301 - cell division [Evidence IEA]; GO_process: GO:0051276 - chromosome organization [Evidence IEA]; GO_process: GO:0006302 - double-strand break repair [Evidence IMP] [PMID 11448778]; GO_process: GO:0006302 - double-strand break repair [Evidence IMP] [PMID 15280507]; GO_process: GO:0007067 - mitotic nuclear division [Evidence IEA]; GO_process: GO:0007064 - mitotic sister chromatid cohesion [Evidence IEA]; GO_process: GO:0007064 - mitotic sister chromatid cohesion [Evidence IGI] [PMID 9335333]; GO_process: GO:0000070 - mitotic sister chromatid segregation [Evidence IMP] [PMID 8276886]), translated as MAPTRAHAMSNWFMNELLMISSSSNERKWAFGSLPSAAGALPQTPFCARSASFGQKSSNRSRVRGTGSGRRRQSSAAASNTGTSEYFINDKRVAEKEYQDTLAAENIIVKAKNFLVFQGDVEKTAAMKPSDLATLIERVSGSIEFQKEYDELQKELEVKGRESIVAYQKRKEYNAEVKQYQTQTTEVENYNKKIEERDNLKTNLILWKLYHIERDISSKKEQIKAFDEEIQQKMDALTEAEEILANANSAYATANNQYRSLERKHHQYVKKIESRQKDVLPINEKIKLKKHHVKEAESRLAAVQHDLDRQNGEIAIVQKGFEVLDKAVKKFEVESKQSSALSGLRDVSDEVIKEYEALNSDYKLRTSAEQSRLETLLRNKRTNTDKLVSLTNKRDEAKAKVAALQSEIADLKSSIKHISESINDDNESVVAKKSQLDKIISERSDKQRNISELNSQLATVARQLLDYNTSVRESEKTIKLKEDTESLKRLFPGVKGLISDLLEPKERRYQTAVSTVLGRNFDSIVVDSQKTARECIEYLKEQRKGTCSFIPLDTIVVTPIPSSMRTLGRNVRLAIETVSFKPEIERAVQFVCSNSLICDNIEVAKEMKWSRNIQAMMVCLDGSIIHRANMISGGTVDNRNARRWEQKDVVGMYRLKDKLTNDLRQLTMKKNENSTKEESLISEIGGLEMKLQDSRDRLNTLNITLESRQSELQHHKTVSREVVPTIGETEKTIAEYDDEINKIESKVKRTRQSIFGDLCARMGISDIKEFETAQSSHLELINKKNLEFSSQRTRLQTRLNFETGRAQQTQKRVDNIRVELERNQEVIKQLRSEREVILTEISQLEADKNSAKEKSEEAKAVMEARKATAEDYVKVVHENRNDLSRAEKKQSGLEEDISRDAAKRLDMLTDCKINGQTLPLLEGSLNDIPMKRMLSEGDGDDLTGNDGDGDVSMADAVSTGDIPMSQISDTSVFGILVDYSRLEERLKESSDPAIETEIEEEIGTLSSQIDGMVVNVRASDHLEEASTKFKEAASESEQAGKTHRAIRKKFEEVKRKRSTAFNKAFDQISRSIDGIYKELTRNKSFPTGGSANLYWENDGDDFAKGIIYNVQPPMKQFCEIEQLSGGEKTMAALALLFAIHRFHPSPFFILDEIDAALDNNNIASIGRYIKHNARENFQFIVISLKNGLFEKSDALVGIYRDQDINSSRALTLDLRQFDNKPAPSDTRDRDRTPAVAGAA; from the coding sequence ATGGCGCCGACCCGCGCTCATGCCATGTCAAACTGGTTTATGAACGAGCTCCTAATGATATCCTCGAGCTCAAACGAACGTAAGTGGGCTTTTGGGAGTTTGccttcggcggctggggcgctgccccagaccccgtttTGTGCTCGCTCCGCGAGCTTTGGTCAGAAGAGTTCTAACAGATCTAGGGTTCGTGGTACAGGATCCGGCCGAAGAAGACAGTCTtcggctgctgcctccAACACTGGTACCAGTGAGTATTTCATTAATGACAAACGGGTGGCCGAAAAAGAATACCAAGATACCCTGGCGGCTGAGAATATCATTGTCAAGGCAAAGAATTTCTTAGTGTTTCAAGGAGATGTTGAAAAGACGGCCGCTATGAAACCGTCGGATTTGGCGACTTTGATTGAAAGAGTGTCTGGCTCTATTGAATTCCAGAAAGAATACGACGAGCTTCAGAAAGAGCTCGAGGTCAAGGGTAGAGAGTCCATTGTTGCTTATCAGAAGCGTAAAGAATACAATGCTGAGGTCAAGCAATATCAGACCCAGACGACAGAAGTCGAGAACTACAACAAGAAGATTGAGGAACGAGATAATCTTAAGACAAATCTGATTCTCTGGAAACTGTATCATATCGAACGAGATATTTCTAGCAAGAAAGAGCAGATTAAAGCGTTTGATGAGGAAATACAGCAGAAAATGGATGCTCTTACAGAAGCCGAGGAGATTCTTGCCAATGCTAATAGTGCTTATGCCACTGCTAATAATCAATATCGCAGTTTGGAACGAAAGCATCATCAGTatgtcaagaagattgaGTCGCGACAGAAAGACGTGTTGCCAATTAATGAAAAGATCAAGCTCAAGAAACATCATGTCAAAGAAGCAGAGAGCAGACTAGCAGCCGTTCAGCACGATTTGGATCGCCAGAATGGCGAGATCGCTATTGTTCAAAAGGGCTTTGAAGTTCTCGACAAGGCAGTCAAAAAGTTCGAAGTAGAGTCCAAACAGTCTTCGGCATTATCTGGACTGCGTGATGTGTCTGATGAGGTCATTAAGGAGTATGAAGCGCTCAACTCTGATTATAAGCTAAGGACCAGTGCCGAGCAGTCTAGATTAGAAACGCTGTTGAGAAACAAGAGAACTAATACCGACAAATTGGTCAGTTTGACTAACAAGCGTGACGAAGCCAAGGCCAAAGTTGCTGCTTTACAATCGGAAATCGCAGATCTAAAATCATCGATTAAACATATTTCTGAATCAATCAATGACGACAATGAATCGGTCGTGGCGAAGAAGTCTCAATTGGATAAAATCATTTCTGAACGGTCAGACAAGCAACGAAATATTTCTGAGCTCAATTCTCAGTTGGCAACTGTAGCTAGACAACTTCTCGATTATAATACCAGTGTGCGGGAGTCTGAAAAGACGATAAAGTTGAAGGAAGATACTGAAAGCTTGAAGCGACTGTTTCCTGGTGTCAAGGGTCTTATCAGTGACCTGCTCGAACCAAAAGAGAGACGATATCAAACTGCAGTATCGACCGTCCTGGGACGTAATTTCGACTCGATCGTAGTTGACAGTCAAAAGACTGCTCGCGAGTGTATCGAGTACTTGAAGGAACAGCGTAAGGGTACTTGCTCTTTCATTCCCCTAGACACGATTGTTGTCACTCCAATTCCAAGTTCAATGCGTACGTTAGGACGTAACGTGCGACTAGCAATTGAAACTGTCAGTTTTAAACCAGAAATTGAACGGGCAGTTCAATTTGTCTGCAGTAACTCACTTATTTGTGATAACATTGAAGTTGCCAAAGAGATGAAATGGTCTAGAAATATTCAGGCAATGATGGTATGTTTGGATGGTTCGATTATTCACCGTGCTAATATGATTTCCGGAGGTACAGTTGACAACCGTAATGCCCGTAGATGGGAGCAGAAGGATGTCGTCGGTATGTACAGATTGAAAGATAAACTGACGAATGACTTGAGACAgttgacgatgaagaagaacgagAATTCTACCAAAGAAGAATCGCTTATCAGTGAGATTGGTGGGCTTGAAATGAAACTACAAGATTCTCGTGACCGTCTGAATACTCTTAATATTACTTTGGAAAGTCGACAGTCTGAATTGCAGCACCACAAAACAGTCAGTCGTGAAGTGGTTCCAACAATTGGCGAAACGGAAAAGACTATTGCTgaatatgatgatgaaatcaataaGATCGAGTCTAAAGTCAAACGTACTCGTCAATCGATTTTCGGCGATCTGTGTGCTCGTATGGGAATCAGCGATATTAAAGAGTTTGAGACAGCTCAGAGTAGTCATTTGGAGCTAATTAACAAGAAGAATCTTGAGTTTTCTAGCCAACGTACGAGATTACAAACGCGACTTAATTTTGAGACCGGTCGGGCTCAACAGACTCAGAAGAGAGTTGATAATATTCGTGTTGAACTCGAGCGCAATCAAGAAGTGATTAAACAGCTCAGGAGCGAACGAGAGGTCATTCTGACCGAAATCAGTCAACTTGAAGCGGATAAGAACAGCGCCAAGGAAAAGTCGGAAGAAGCTAAAGCAGTCATGGAAGCCAGAAAGGCTACTGCTGAAGACTATGTTAAAGTGGTTCATGAGAACAGAAACGATCTTTCTCGAGCCGAAAAGAAACAAAGTGGTTTAGAAGAAGACATTTCACGAGATGCTGCAAAACGACTGGATATGCTGACCGATTGTAAAATCAACGGACAAACTCTGCCGTTGTTAGAAGGTTCGTTAAATGATATTCCTATGAAACGAATGCTTAGCGAgggtgatggtgatgacCTGACTGGAAATGAcggtgatggtgatgtttCAATGGCCGATGCCGTTTCAACTGGAGATATACCCATGTCTCAAATCTCCGATACAAGTGTTTTTGGCATCCTTGTTGATTACAGTCGACTCGAAGAGCGGCTCAAGGAGAGTAGTGACCCTGCAATCGAGACGGAAATCGAAGAGGAGATCGGGACATTGTCGAGTCAGATCGATGGAATGGTGGTTAATGTTCGTGCTAGTGATCATCTGGAAGAAGCGTCGACTAAATTCAAGGAAGCAGCTAGCGAGTCTGAACAGGCCGGTAAAACACATCGAGCTATCAGGAAAAAGTTCGAAGAAGTCAAACGCAAAAGGTCTACAGCGTTTAACAAAGCATTTGACCAGATATCACGCAGTATTGATGGTATCTATAAAGAACTGACGCGAAACAAGTCGTTCCCCACCGGTGGAAGTGCCAATCTATACTGGGAGAACGATGGTGACGACTTTGCCAAGGGTATTATCTATAATGTCCAGCCACCCATGAAACAATTCTGCGAAATCGAGCAACTTTCTGGAGGAGAAAAGACCATGGCTGCATTAGCACTTCTGTTCGCGATTCACCGGTTCCACCCGTCGCCATTCTTTATTCTAGACGAAATTGACGCTGCTCTggataacaacaacattgCCAGCATCGGGCGATATATCAAGCACAACGCCCGCGAGAACTTCCAGTTCATAGTCATCAGTCTCAAAAACGGGCTCTTCGAGAAATCCGACGCACTTGTCGGCATCTACCGCGACCAAGATATCAACAGCTCACGAGCTCTTACCCTTGACCTCCGTCAATTTGACAACAAACCGGCACCCTCAGACACCCGGGACCGCGATCGCACCCCTGCTGTCGCCGGAGCCGCCTAA
- the JLP1 gene encoding Jlp1p (Fe(II)-dependent sulfonate/alpha-ketoglutarate dioxygenase; involved in sulfonate catabolism for use as a sulfur source; contains sequence that resembles a J domain (typified by the E. coli DnaJ protein); induced by sulphur starvation; GO_component: GO:0005575 - cellular_component [Evidence ND]; GO_function: GO:0051213 - dioxygenase activity [Evidence IEA]; GO_function: GO:0046872 - metal ion binding [Evidence IEA]; GO_function: GO:0016491 - oxidoreductase activity [Evidence IEA,IEA]; GO_function: GO:0000907 - sulfonate dioxygenase activity [Evidence IDA] [PMID 10482536]; GO_process: GO:0046306 - alkanesulfonate catabolic process [Evidence IEA]; GO_process: GO:0055114 - oxidation-reduction process [Evidence IEA,IEA]; GO_process: GO:0044273 - sulfur compound catabolic process [Evidence IMP] [PMID 10482536]) translates to MSPSTVEPPKFVFLEKNALKIPKGPKGPSPYAEKLTEGPSYKQFPTPLKASGKLDNEYKFDEITPHIGREYPEAQLSEIVKDDDKIRDLAITISRRGVVFFKAQDLSIEDQKTLADKLGRLTGKPEKSTIHIHPTAPAGGVLNSNGSGQVDPEVSIISSKLQKQLTPKEFRHKKAGEGFHSDITFEPVPSDYAILKIVETPPTGGDTLWVSGYSLYEKLSPSFRAFLETLTGTYSQENFHKAAERGNFEIYAAERGAPENVGEDLIAHHPIVRTNPVTGWRSVFSIGGHFTSFDGLTDDETKLIKDYLQDLVVASHDIQVRKRWGKNDIAIWDNRSVYHSATNDYFDDNIYERTGVRTVGIGERPYFDPTSKARSEDLHASGLSV, encoded by the coding sequence ATGTCACCTTCCACTGTTGAACCCCCTAAATTTGTCTTCTTAGAGAAGAATGCTTTGAAGATTCCAAAGGGACCCAAAGGTCCTTCTCCTTATGCTGAAAAGCTAACTGAGGGTCCTTCGTATAAGCAATTCCCCACACCTTTAAAGGCATCTGGTAAGCTTGACAACGAGTACAAGTTTGATGAGATTACTCCCCACATTGGTAGGGAATATCCTGAAGCTCAATTGAGTGAGATTGTCAAGGATGACGACAAGATCCGCGATCTAGCTATCACCATTTCCCGTCGAGGAGTAGTCTTTTTCAAAGCACAAGATCTGTCTATAGAAGATCAAAAGACTCTTGCTGATAAACTCGGTCGACTTACTGGTAAACCGGAGAAATCCACTATTCATATTCACCCTACCGCTCCTGCTGGTGGGGTATTAAACAGCAACGGCTCAGGTCAAGTGGATCCTGAGGTATCTATTATCTCGTCAAAACTCCAAAAGCAACTGACACCAAAGGAATTTAGGCACAAGAAAGCTGGTGAAGGTTTCCATTCCGATATTACTTTTGAGCCAGTTCCTTCTGATTATGCTATTTTGAAGATTGTTGAAACCCCTCCTACTGGCGGAGATACCTTGTGGGTGTCTGGATACTCTTTGTATGAGAAGCTGTCCCCTTCATTCAGAGCATTCCTCGAAACCTTGACCGGTACATACTCTCAAGAAAACTTCCACAAGGCTGCTGAAAGGGGTAATTTTGAAATCTACGCTGCCGAGCGTGGTGCTCCTGAAAATGTAGGTGAAGATCTTATTGCGCATCATCCCATTGTGAGAACCAATCCTGTTACTGGCTGGCGTTCTGTTTTCAGTATTGGTGGGCATTTCACCTCTTTTGATGGTCTCACTGACGACGAGACAAAACTCATCAAAGATTACCTACAAGATCTGGTAGTTGCTAGCCATGATATTCAAGTTAGAAAGAGATGGGGCAAGAACGACATTGCTATCTGGGACAACCGGTCTGTTTACCACTCTGCCACAAACGATTACTTTGACGACAATATCTACGAGAGAACCGGTGTTAGAACCGTAGGAATTGGTGAGAGACCATACTTTGACCCTACTAGTAAAGCTAGAAGTGAAGACCTTCACGCATCAGGATTGTCTGTGTAG
- the PLB3 gene encoding Plb3p (Phospholipase B (lysophospholipase) involved in lipid metabolism; hydrolyzes phosphatidylinositol and phosphatidylserine and displays transacylase activity in vitro; PLB3 has a paralog, PLB1, that arose from the whole genome duplication; GO_component: GO:0031225 - anchored component of membrane [Evidence IEA]; GO_component: GO:0005576 - extracellular region [Evidence IDA] [PMID 10497163]; GO_component: GO:0016020 - membrane [Evidence IEA]; GO_component: GO:0005886 - plasma membrane [Evidence IEA,IEA]; GO_component: GO:0005886 - plasma membrane [Evidence ISS] [PMID 10497163]; GO_function: GO:0016787 - hydrolase activity [Evidence IEA]; GO_function: GO:0004622 - lysophospholipase activity [Evidence IEA]; GO_function: GO:0004622 - lysophospholipase activity [Evidence IMP,ISS] [PMID 10497163]; GO_function: GO:0004620 - phospholipase activity [Evidence IEA]; GO_process: GO:0016042 - lipid catabolic process [Evidence IEA]; GO_process: GO:0006629 - lipid metabolic process [Evidence IEA]; GO_process: GO:0008152 - metabolic process [Evidence IEA]; GO_process: GO:0046488 - phosphatidylinositol metabolic process [Evidence IDA,IMP] [PMID 10497163]; GO_process: GO:0006660 - phosphatidylserine catabolic process [Evidence IDA,IMP] [PMID 10497163]; GO_process: GO:0009395 - phospholipid catabolic process [Evidence IEA]), translated as MVVLVTPIIIISICGIVHAWSPTGGYAPGPVSCPEGSLLRSAESLLEEEVGYVNDRLKIATTALVDFVNRADRLDFDAAALVKASEIRVGLAFSGGGYRAMLVGAGEFAALDSRTEGTLEKGHLGGLLQASTYITGLSGGSWLMASIYMQNFTTINSLIADEYTWDLSYFAIDTQGGLEETERILTDPMSKMESGFRISLTDIWGRILSQQMISLPDRGASLEWSDMINWDWFKQRQAPYPIFLATDRMPIENLASPDASIFEITPYELGSFDPEVYAFTPLKYLGTELENGVPTGDCISGYDNAGFLFGTSSTVFDLAIHNGLERISGDETLSDILDPVLNTVTADVAIYKPNPFLQFSNPVGVSSIVNSTDTLYLVDGGENGIVAPMQPLLHPSRDVDVMFVFDTNMDDTPQGWPNGSSLINQYRRQFSVQADPANPYTFPYVPDSNTFINEGLVSRPTFFGCDGQNLTSLGGKTPPLLVYMANHPYSYWSNVTVMKLTYGTDEALGMINNGYNIMTQLNGTRDPDWHSCVSCAIVKREMERRHEPVSQFCRGCFEKYCWDGTVNSTNASRAPDINPSLLSTPIF; from the coding sequence ATGGTCGTTCTGGTTACACccataataataatatccaTATGTGGGATTGTGCACGCATGGTCTCCAACTGGCGGGTATGCCCCAGGCCCAGTTTCTTGTCCGGAAGGTTCGCTGCTGCGGTCAGCAGAATCTTTATTAGAAGAGGAAGTTGGTTATGTAAACGATAGGCTAAAAATCGCCACTACAGCACTCGTAGATTTTGTCAATCGTGCGGATAGGCTGGATTTCGATGCTGCTGCGCTCGTGAAAGCATCTGAAATCCGAGTGGGATTAGCAttttctggtggtggatATAGAGCCATGTTGGTCGGTGCAGGGGAgtttgctgctcttgataGCCGAACTGAAGGTACTCTTGAAAAGGGTCATCTAGGAGGTCTGTTGCAAGCTTCTACATATATAACCGGTCTTTCAGGCGGTAGTTGGCTTATGGCTTCAATATATATGCAAAACTTCACTACTATTAATTCTCTCATAGCAGATGAATATACATGGGACTTGTCATATTTTGCCATCGATACACAGGGTGGATTAGAAGAAACAGAGCGAATTTTGACTGACCCGATGTCAAAGATGGAGTCTGGATTCCGGATTTCTCTAACCGATATATGGGGTCGCATCTTATCACAGCAGATGATATCATTACCAGACCGTGGAGCCTCATTAGAATGGTCTGACATGATTAACTGGGATTGGTTTAAGCAGCGACAGGCTCCATATCCAATATTTCTTGCAACTGATAGAATGCCAATAGAGAATTTGGCATCACCAGATGCATctatttttgaaattaCCCCGTATGAACTTGGATCATTTGATCCAGAAGTATATGCATTTACTCCTTTGAAATACCTGGGGACTGAATTAGAGAATGGAGTCCCGACTGGAGACTGTATTAGTGGGTACGATAATGCAGGATTTCTGTTTGGCACGTCGTCTACAGTTTTTGATCTAGCTATTCATAACGGACTAGAAAGAATAAGTGGTGACGAAACTCTGTCGGATATATTAGACCCTGTTCTAAACACAGTTACTGCTGATGTAGCTATCTATAAGCCCAATCCGTTCTTGCAGTTCTCTAATCCAGTCGGGGTGTCATCAATTGTGAATTCAACCGACACTTTGTACCTCGTAGATGGAGGCGAAAATGGAATAGTAGCTCCAATGCAACCGCTGCTACATCCCTCTAGAGATGTGGATGTaatgtttgtttttgacaCCAACATGGACGACACACCGCAGGGATGGCCAAATGGGTCGTCATTAATAAATCAATATAGACGACAGTTCAGTGTCCAAGCTGATCCTGCCAACCCATACACATTTCCATATGTGCCCGACTCCAATACTTTTATAAACGAAGGCTTGGTTAGTAGACCAACATTCTTTGGTTGTGATGGCCAAAATCTGACATCATTAGGAGGAAAAACGCCACCCCTACTTGTATATATGGCAAACCACCCTTATTCATACTGGAGTAATGTTACTGTTATGAAACTGACTTATGGGACCGATGAAGCTCTGGGAATGATTAACAACGGGTACAACATCATGACCCAGCTCAATGGTACGAGGGATCCTGATTGGCACTCTTGTGTGTCTTGTGCCATAGTAAAACGAGAGATGGAGCGTAGACATGAGCCTGTCTCTCAATTCTGCAGAGGCTGCTTCGAGAAGTATTGCTGGGATGGTACTGTAAACTCGACAAATGCATCGCGAGCACCTGATATCAATCCCTCTCTCTTGTCAACCCCTATTTTTTAA